From one Rhopalosiphum padi isolate XX-2018 chromosome 2, ASM2088224v1, whole genome shotgun sequence genomic stretch:
- the LOC132919075 gene encoding uncharacterized protein LOC132919075 → MNILSTLFIIVFSITQVKNENILSDSSDCQTKCPIRRQTIRSYPPGTLLFVGDECVCGNAQETIYEYVPAVQPVGNIAIPVVLKPKKIESQSNNRVMGNYGSLVFSANIEILNLLRITNDDARAGCDKKESNPSNDRLISTTNKPTAEYNTPTTIPILPPESNVTNDSSEVLTSIDIQIQTSTVRSKQKEDPKVFTTETHNVIFKQPNTHNVSNSKERTNLSDQFKVMIIDSCSNKKSDLEMLIRITDSFNLNN, encoded by the exons atgAACATTTTATCAACGTTATTCATCATAGTGTTTTCTATTACACag GTAAAAAACGAGAATATATTATCAGATTCTAGTGATTGTCAAACAAAATGCCCAATTCGGCGTCAAACCATTCGATCATACCCGCCCGGTACATTATTGTTTGTTGGTGACGAATGTGTGTGTGGTAATGCTCAAGAAACCATATACGAATATGTACCAGCTGTCCAGCCGGTGGGTAATATAGCAATACCGGTTGTTCTTAAAccgaaaaaaattgaatctcaGTCCAATAATCGAGTAATGGGTAATTACGGTTCTCTTGTGTTCTCGgctaatattgaaatattgaatttacttCGCATTACAAACGATGACGCACGTGCAGGATGTGACAAAAAAGAATCCAATCCGTCAAATGATAGACTAATTTCTACTACTAATAAACCTACAGCAGAATATAATACACCGACGACAATACCA ATTCTACCCCCCGAGAGTAATGTAACTAATGACAGTTCGGAGGTACTAACATCGATAGACATTCAAATACAAACGTCTACTGTTCGTTCAAAACAAAAGGAAGATCCAAAAGTCTTTACAACCGAAACTCATAATGTGATTTTTAAACAACCTAATACACACAATGTTTCAAACAGTAAAGAAAGAACAAATTTAAGTGATCAATTTAAAGTTATGATAATCGATTCGTGTTCCAACAAGAAATCTGATTTAGAAATGCTTATAAGAATTACTGATTCatttaatcttaataattaa